In a single window of the Myxococcus stipitatus genome:
- the nuoF gene encoding NADH-quinone oxidoreductase subunit NuoF — translation MASTAKAIDPIISAAWGKPQSWTLDSYKKRGGYEGLKKALEMAPAAIIDEVKKSNLRGRGGAGFPTGLKWSFVPKDSPKPKYLAVNGDESEPGTFKDRYILEDDPHMMLEGIAIASYALGVHTCYVYLRGEFKFPAQRCQAAIDEAYKAGIFGKKLMGKDYELNVYLVRGAGAYICGEETALLESLEGKKGWPRLKPPFPAVVGLFGSPTVVNNVETLASVPHVFTGGADWYAKLGTDKSGGTRLVCLSGTVNRPGVYEVSMHTTISELIFDDKYGRGMPAGRKVKAVIPGGSSAPVLGADELDVAMEFEALKVKQTMAGSGGVIVMDDATCMVRSLWRVARFYAEESCGQCTPCREGTPWQTRLLRKIEEGRGEPGDVEMLSNVAASIAPYPPIGLGNTICALGDAAALPTHSFLMRFKDEFEAHIREKRCPFGDKPWGSFGDWS, via the coding sequence ATGGCCTCTACGGCAAAGGCGATCGACCCGATCATCTCGGCGGCCTGGGGCAAGCCGCAGTCCTGGACCCTGGACAGCTACAAGAAGCGCGGCGGCTACGAGGGCCTGAAGAAGGCGCTGGAGATGGCGCCCGCGGCCATCATCGACGAGGTGAAGAAGTCGAACCTGCGCGGCCGCGGCGGCGCGGGCTTCCCCACCGGCCTCAAGTGGAGCTTCGTCCCCAAGGACAGCCCCAAGCCCAAGTACCTGGCCGTCAACGGCGACGAGTCCGAGCCGGGCACCTTCAAGGACCGCTACATCCTCGAGGACGACCCGCACATGATGCTGGAGGGCATCGCCATCGCGTCGTACGCGCTGGGCGTGCACACCTGCTACGTGTACCTGCGCGGTGAGTTCAAGTTCCCCGCCCAGCGCTGCCAGGCCGCCATCGACGAGGCGTACAAGGCGGGCATCTTCGGCAAGAAGCTGATGGGCAAGGACTACGAGCTGAACGTGTACCTGGTCCGCGGCGCGGGCGCGTACATCTGCGGCGAGGAGACGGCCCTGCTCGAGTCGCTCGAGGGCAAGAAGGGCTGGCCCCGCCTGAAGCCCCCGTTCCCCGCGGTGGTGGGCCTGTTCGGCAGCCCCACGGTGGTGAACAACGTGGAGACGCTGGCCAGCGTGCCGCACGTGTTCACCGGCGGCGCGGACTGGTACGCCAAGCTGGGCACGGACAAGTCGGGCGGCACGCGCCTGGTCTGCCTGTCGGGCACCGTCAACCGCCCCGGGGTGTACGAGGTGTCCATGCACACCACCATCTCGGAGCTCATCTTCGACGACAAGTACGGCCGGGGCATGCCGGCGGGTCGCAAGGTGAAGGCCGTGATTCCGGGTGGTTCGTCGGCGCCGGTGCTGGGCGCGGACGAGCTGGACGTGGCCATGGAGTTCGAGGCCCTCAAGGTCAAGCAGACCATGGCGGGCTCCGGCGGCGTCATCGTCATGGACGACGCCACCTGCATGGTGCGCAGCCTGTGGCGCGTGGCGCGCTTCTACGCGGAGGAGTCCTGCGGCCAGTGCACGCCGTGCCGCGAGGGCACGCCGTGGCAGACGCGCCTCTTGCGCAAGATCGAGGAGGGCCGGGGCGAGCCGGGCGACGTGGAGATGCTGTCCAACGTGGCCGCCTCCATCGCGCCCTACCCGCCCATCGGCCTGGGCAACACCATCTGCGCGCTGGGCG
- the nuoE gene encoding complex I 24 kDa subunit family protein: MAEPLFTPEEQKKFDAGIAEIISHYPPDRKSAGMLPALRLLQEIKGWLPQEGLRLVAKHLEVTPERAYEVASFYVMYHLKKPGKYVIDVCTNLSCSLWGAEKMLAYLEEKLGLKAGEANEKFTLRETECLASCGTAPCLQINEDHHESLTRAKLDAILAKLS; encoded by the coding sequence ATGGCGGAGCCCCTGTTCACTCCTGAAGAGCAGAAGAAGTTCGACGCGGGTATCGCGGAGATCATCTCCCACTACCCCCCTGATCGCAAAAGCGCGGGCATGCTCCCGGCGCTGCGCCTGCTCCAGGAGATCAAGGGCTGGCTGCCGCAGGAAGGGCTGCGCCTGGTGGCGAAGCACCTGGAGGTCACGCCGGAGCGCGCCTACGAGGTCGCCAGCTTCTACGTGATGTACCACCTGAAGAAGCCGGGCAAGTACGTCATCGACGTCTGCACCAACCTGTCCTGCTCGCTCTGGGGCGCGGAGAAGATGCTCGCCTACCTGGAGGAGAAGCTCGGGCTCAAGGCCGGTGAAGCCAACGAGAAGTTCACCTTGCGGGAGACCGAGTGCCTGGCCTCCTGCGGCACCGCGCCCTGCCTGCAGATCAACGAGGATCACCACGAGAGCCTCACGCGGGCCAAGCTGGACGCCATCCTCGCCAAGCTGAGCTGA
- a CDS encoding TIGR02266 family protein, whose protein sequence is MTPGPENKRQHPRVPAVLKVEYADGRQVRDVTENLSQAGLFVQTDQAFTLGDEVRLALSFPGLLDPVEVTGIVAWARPPGFDQPGGVGVRVEREEDRRRLGDILSAAGPNSQAPHVEHEGYRVLIVEDNPHIIEMYSYVLKKLASGELHGKVPLEVHFAPDGHHALLMLREGRFSLVMTDLYMPVMDGFALVERIREEEALRAIPIIAISAGGKEAQERALQLGVDIYLRKPVKFVEVLETVKQLLRIR, encoded by the coding sequence ATGACCCCGGGACCAGAGAACAAGCGCCAGCACCCCCGGGTCCCGGCCGTGCTGAAGGTGGAGTACGCGGACGGCCGCCAGGTGCGGGACGTCACGGAGAACCTGTCCCAGGCGGGCCTGTTCGTGCAGACCGACCAGGCCTTCACCCTGGGGGACGAGGTCCGCCTCGCACTTTCTTTCCCGGGACTGCTGGATCCGGTAGAAGTCACCGGCATCGTGGCATGGGCCAGGCCCCCGGGTTTCGATCAACCCGGTGGAGTCGGCGTCCGCGTGGAGCGCGAAGAGGACAGGCGGAGACTGGGTGACATCTTGAGTGCGGCAGGACCCAACAGCCAGGCGCCCCACGTCGAGCACGAGGGCTACCGCGTGCTCATCGTCGAGGACAACCCGCACATCATCGAGATGTACAGCTACGTCCTGAAGAAGCTGGCCTCGGGCGAGCTCCACGGGAAGGTGCCGCTGGAGGTCCACTTCGCGCCGGACGGCCATCACGCGCTGCTGATGCTGCGCGAGGGGCGCTTCAGCCTGGTGATGACGGACCTGTACATGCCGGTGATGGACGGCTTCGCCCTGGTGGAGCGCATCCGCGAGGAGGAGGCGCTGCGCGCCATCCCCATCATCGCCATCTCCGCCGGCGGCAAGGAGGCCCAGGAGCGGGCGCTCCAGCTGGGGGTCGACATCTACCTGCGCAAGCCGGTGAAGTTCGTCGAGGTGCTGGAGACGGTGAAGCAGCTGTTGCGCATCCGGTAG
- a CDS encoding serine/threonine-protein kinase, which produces MPKAAINRDAVSGEALFILRNLRENGRLGRSNKLADVKAALEPSVSLEFDNYFFFLRKFHYIAMDREAQLKLTEQGERVAGGDLQDRFSTEVGEFFADQLLAAEDEPPVAQGTEEPAVIPPPPPELLLDETEVVPTSTTQVAPPPMPPAMPPMRASRAAMPALDLTPAAAPAPAAAPAVVVTAAVPAPTHVPESRRETGVGPIPSAPAPQPSAPPQSSPAASMPPPAATAPVAAVPAAAAPKGAELDLRYQKFDPIGTGPLGTVFKGRFTALGLDICLKELKDIFGYFSFLQRGEVLKRLKKELCAQAQVRHPGIVQVVDQNVDSARPYFVLELLNGSLKERLEAGGGSGVPVPFALRTFLQMAYALRAAHATGLTHHNLKPENVLFDAYGNAKLSDFGLGRVVEVDATKGMPQVFVGTGGMAYMAPELMNNRGAKDPGPSADVYGLGIMLYEMLTGQIPGRRSPLPSEVNPEAPSGLDQLFDKATQDKREQRYPDVDAMLEDFYKAFPDKEFLERGDLILSSNATAPQS; this is translated from the coding sequence ATGCCGAAGGCCGCCATCAACCGCGACGCCGTCAGTGGCGAGGCGCTGTTCATCCTCCGAAACCTGAGGGAGAACGGCCGACTCGGACGCTCCAACAAGCTGGCCGACGTGAAGGCCGCCCTGGAGCCATCCGTCTCGCTGGAGTTCGACAACTACTTCTTCTTCCTGCGCAAGTTCCACTACATCGCCATGGACCGCGAGGCCCAGCTCAAGCTCACCGAACAGGGTGAGCGGGTGGCGGGTGGGGACCTGCAGGACCGCTTCTCCACGGAGGTGGGCGAGTTCTTCGCGGACCAGCTCCTGGCGGCCGAGGACGAGCCGCCGGTGGCGCAGGGCACCGAGGAGCCCGCGGTGATTCCGCCGCCGCCGCCGGAGCTGTTGCTGGACGAGACCGAGGTGGTGCCCACGTCCACCACGCAGGTGGCTCCGCCGCCCATGCCGCCGGCGATGCCGCCGATGCGCGCCTCGCGCGCGGCCATGCCCGCGCTGGACCTGACGCCCGCGGCCGCGCCCGCTCCGGCCGCCGCGCCCGCGGTGGTGGTGACGGCGGCGGTGCCCGCGCCGACCCACGTCCCCGAGTCGCGGAGGGAGACGGGCGTCGGCCCGATTCCCTCCGCCCCCGCGCCGCAGCCCTCCGCTCCTCCCCAGTCGTCGCCCGCCGCCTCCATGCCCCCTCCCGCCGCCACCGCTCCTGTCGCCGCCGTGCCCGCCGCCGCAGCCCCCAAGGGCGCCGAGCTGGACCTGCGCTACCAGAAGTTCGACCCCATCGGCACCGGGCCCCTGGGCACCGTCTTCAAGGGGCGCTTCACGGCGCTGGGCCTGGACATCTGCCTCAAGGAGCTCAAGGACATCTTCGGCTACTTCTCCTTCCTCCAGCGCGGCGAGGTGCTCAAGCGGCTGAAGAAGGAGCTGTGCGCCCAGGCGCAGGTGCGCCACCCCGGCATCGTGCAGGTGGTGGACCAGAACGTGGACTCCGCCCGGCCCTACTTCGTGCTGGAGCTGCTCAACGGCAGCCTCAAGGAGCGGCTGGAGGCGGGGGGCGGCAGCGGCGTGCCGGTGCCCTTCGCGCTGCGCACGTTCCTGCAGATGGCGTACGCCCTGCGCGCCGCGCACGCCACGGGCCTGACGCACCACAACCTCAAGCCGGAGAACGTCCTCTTCGACGCGTACGGCAACGCGAAGCTGTCCGACTTCGGCCTGGGCCGCGTGGTGGAGGTGGACGCGACCAAGGGCATGCCCCAGGTCTTCGTGGGCACCGGCGGCATGGCGTACATGGCGCCGGAGCTGATGAACAACCGCGGGGCGAAGGACCCGGGCCCGTCCGCGGACGTGTACGGGCTGGGCATCATGCTCTACGAGATGCTGACCGGGCAGATTCCGGGCCGCCGCTCGCCGCTGCCCTCGGAGGTCAACCCGGAGGCGCCCAGCGGGTTGGATCAGCTCTTCGACAAGGCCACGCAGGACAAGCGCGAGCAGCGCTATCCGGACGTGGACGCCATGCTGGAGGACTTCTACAAGGCGTTCCCCGACAAGGAGTTCCTGGAGCGGGGCGACCTCATCCTCTCCTCCAACGCCACCGCGCCGCAGTCGTGA
- the serB gene encoding phosphoserine phosphatase SerB has translation MSERPSDRVLITVTGKDQPGITARLTGLLSESGAELLDVEQVVLQGRVTLCLLVRLSESRGVLKELLFAARELGVELDFQALEAPAAVQAPAPARYVVTAVSRALGVRELHALAEHLARHGANIDRIVRLTHTHLGSLEIHVTLSPDVEPEALKRSLLALAMRDNTFDVALQREGLFRRSKRMVVMDMDSTLIRIEVIDELARAHGVGEQVARITERAMHGEMDYDESLRQRVALLAGLDTAVLHRLAANLPLTEGAQTLVRVLKRLGYRTAVISGGFSVAAEALKARLGIDHAYSNVLEEADGRLTGRTVGPIVNARRKAELLESLAAQEGILLDQVIAVGDGANDLQMLERAGLGIAFRAKPRLREAADTSISAGGLDTVLYLLGLTGRELEEVG, from the coding sequence ATGTCCGAGCGCCCTTCCGACCGCGTGCTCATCACCGTCACCGGGAAGGACCAGCCCGGAATCACCGCCCGCCTCACCGGCCTGCTCTCCGAGTCGGGCGCCGAGCTGCTCGACGTGGAGCAGGTGGTGCTCCAGGGCCGGGTCACCCTCTGCCTCCTCGTCCGCCTGTCCGAGTCGCGCGGCGTGCTCAAGGAGCTGCTCTTCGCCGCGCGCGAGCTGGGCGTGGAGCTGGACTTCCAGGCGCTGGAGGCGCCCGCGGCGGTGCAGGCGCCCGCGCCCGCGCGCTACGTCGTCACGGCGGTGTCGCGCGCGCTGGGCGTCCGGGAGCTGCACGCGCTGGCGGAGCACCTGGCGCGGCACGGCGCCAACATCGACCGCATCGTCCGGCTGACGCACACGCACCTGGGCTCGCTGGAGATTCACGTCACCCTGTCTCCGGACGTGGAGCCGGAGGCGCTCAAGCGCTCGCTGCTGGCGCTGGCCATGCGCGACAACACCTTCGACGTCGCGCTCCAGCGCGAGGGCCTGTTCCGGCGCAGCAAGCGGATGGTGGTGATGGACATGGACTCCACGCTCATCCGCATCGAGGTCATCGACGAGCTGGCGCGCGCGCACGGGGTGGGGGAGCAGGTGGCCCGCATCACCGAGCGCGCCATGCACGGGGAGATGGACTACGACGAGTCGCTGCGCCAGCGCGTGGCGCTGCTGGCGGGGCTGGACACGGCCGTGCTGCACCGGCTCGCGGCGAACCTGCCGTTGACGGAGGGCGCGCAGACGCTGGTGCGCGTGCTCAAGCGCCTGGGCTACCGCACCGCCGTCATCAGCGGTGGCTTCTCCGTGGCGGCCGAGGCCCTCAAGGCCCGGCTGGGCATCGACCACGCGTACTCCAACGTGCTCGAGGAGGCGGACGGCCGGCTCACCGGGCGCACCGTGGGCCCCATCGTCAACGCGCGCCGCAAGGCGGAGCTGCTGGAGTCGCTGGCGGCCCAGGAGGGCATCCTCCTGGACCAGGTCATCGCCGTGGGCGACGGCGCCAACGACCTGCAGATGCTCGAGCGCGCGGGCCTGGGCATCGCCTTCCGGGCCAAGCCCCGGCTGCGCGAGGCGGCCGACACGTCCATCTCCGCCGGCGGCCTGGACACCGTCCTCTACCTGCTCGGCCTCACCGGCAGGGAGCTCGAGGAGGTCGGCTGA
- a CDS encoding general secretion pathway protein GspE, with protein MAPPSRNRIGDILVKARVIDELQLRSAMASLDQWGGRLSRVVADLGLATEDTVTEAICQGLGMQRVQLGNITRDPGALAKVDVNLAEQKAVFPVQLKDNGKTLVLAMADPTDLATLDQVAARSRARVVPMVAGEREIEHAILRNYRNQEPVVSTRHGGPRPPQASDAGTLDDGGDDFKVVDMSGKTVVKRIADIVPPESPATAPAPAQAPARAPAQASSAADILDEILAGGAPSSEWSEEDLQRLQTVQQNQEKSSKILRALLELLLEKGQLQQRELAARMRL; from the coding sequence ATGGCTCCTCCTTCCCGCAATCGCATTGGCGACATCCTGGTCAAGGCGCGCGTCATCGACGAGCTCCAGCTGCGCAGCGCCATGGCCTCCCTGGACCAGTGGGGCGGCCGCCTGTCGCGCGTCGTCGCCGACCTGGGGCTGGCCACCGAGGACACCGTCACCGAGGCCATCTGCCAGGGCCTGGGCATGCAGCGCGTCCAGCTGGGCAACATCACCCGGGACCCGGGCGCGCTGGCGAAGGTCGACGTGAACCTGGCCGAGCAGAAGGCCGTCTTCCCCGTCCAGCTGAAGGACAACGGCAAGACGCTGGTGCTGGCCATGGCGGACCCCACGGACCTGGCCACGCTCGACCAGGTGGCGGCGCGCAGCCGCGCCCGCGTGGTCCCCATGGTGGCGGGCGAGCGCGAAATCGAGCACGCCATCCTCCGGAACTACCGGAACCAGGAGCCGGTGGTGAGCACGCGCCACGGCGGTCCCCGGCCCCCGCAGGCCTCGGACGCCGGCACGCTCGACGACGGCGGCGACGACTTCAAGGTCGTCGACATGAGCGGCAAGACGGTCGTCAAGCGCATCGCGGACATCGTCCCGCCGGAGTCCCCCGCCACCGCGCCCGCCCCCGCGCAGGCGCCGGCCCGCGCCCCGGCCCAGGCCTCGAGCGCCGCGGACATCCTCGACGAAATCCTCGCGGGAGGGGCGCCCTCCTCGGAGTGGAGCGAGGAGGACCTGCAGCGGCTCCAGACGGTGCAGCAGAATCAGGAGAAGAGCTCCAAGATTCTCCGCGCCCTGCTGGAGCTGCTGCTGGAGAAGGGGCAGCTGCAGCAGCGCGAGCTGGCCGCGCGGATGCGGCTGTAG
- a CDS encoding CPXCG motif-containing cysteine-rich protein, with protein sequence MQPFAEAAIQQCPYCGEEVEVDVDPIGASTERYIEDCPVCCRPWAVHVSREEYAVNVLLGREDD encoded by the coding sequence ATGCAGCCCTTCGCGGAAGCCGCCATCCAGCAATGCCCGTATTGTGGCGAGGAGGTGGAGGTCGACGTCGACCCCATCGGCGCCAGCACGGAGCGCTACATCGAGGACTGCCCCGTGTGCTGTCGCCCCTGGGCGGTGCACGTGTCGCGCGAGGAATACGCCGTCAACGTCCTGCTGGGGCGCGAGGACGACTGA
- a CDS encoding Hsp20/alpha crystallin family protein produces the protein MQTRNPFNSAVVVNPLAREFDSLFRELTQPVFFRESPRERVPAADIHESDSGLTLLLDMPGVDAKDIQVTVERDVLTVKAERKAPPPAEGVTVRRQERGRGAFARTFSLPDTVDASKVEARYEQGVLTLTLPRREESKPRVIEVKVQS, from the coding sequence ATGCAGACCCGCAACCCGTTCAACTCCGCCGTCGTCGTCAACCCGCTGGCCCGTGAGTTCGACTCGCTCTTCCGCGAGCTGACCCAGCCGGTGTTCTTCCGGGAGTCGCCGCGCGAGCGCGTGCCCGCCGCCGACATCCACGAGTCCGACAGCGGCCTGACGCTCCTGCTCGACATGCCGGGCGTGGACGCCAAGGACATCCAGGTGACGGTGGAGCGCGACGTGCTCACCGTGAAGGCCGAGCGCAAGGCCCCGCCGCCCGCCGAGGGCGTCACCGTGCGCCGCCAGGAGCGCGGGCGCGGCGCCTTCGCGCGCACGTTCTCGCTGCCGGACACCGTGGATGCCAGCAAGGTGGAGGCTCGCTACGAGCAGGGCGTGCTGACGCTGACGCTGCCTCGCCGCGAGGAGTCCAAGCCTCGCGTCATCGAGGTCAAGGTCCAGAGCTGA
- a CDS encoding response regulator, with translation MGSGMMQQEGSTAMTDQLYTTHDISRLLQVDPSTVSKWIDRGILMAFRTPGGHRRVRSADLRTFLITHQMPVPEELGSGTVRLLVVDDERAVLDAVKRAFKPFAAQVELQTTTSGVEALLLVSEQKPHGMIIDLNMPDIDGLEVCRRIRQRKQMEGVRLITMTSMHTPDVVEQSKQAGALACLAKPLDVQEVLELFRVPISLSAKR, from the coding sequence ATGGGCAGCGGAATGATGCAGCAAGAGGGGAGTACGGCGATGACGGACCAGCTCTACACGACGCACGACATCAGTCGGTTGCTTCAGGTGGATCCGTCCACGGTGAGCAAGTGGATTGACCGGGGCATCCTGATGGCCTTCCGGACGCCGGGTGGTCACCGTCGGGTGCGGTCCGCGGACCTTCGCACGTTCCTCATCACCCACCAGATGCCGGTCCCCGAGGAGCTGGGCAGCGGCACGGTGCGCCTGTTGGTGGTGGACGACGAGCGGGCGGTGCTGGACGCCGTCAAGCGCGCCTTCAAGCCCTTCGCCGCGCAGGTGGAGCTGCAGACGACGACCAGCGGCGTGGAGGCGCTGCTGCTGGTGTCCGAGCAGAAGCCGCACGGGATGATCATCGACCTCAACATGCCGGACATCGACGGCCTGGAGGTCTGCCGCCGCATCCGTCAGCGCAAGCAGATGGAGGGCGTGCGCCTCATCACCATGACGTCCATGCACACGCCGGACGTGGTGGAGCAGTCCAAGCAGGCCGGAGCGCTGGCGTGCCTCGCCAAGCCGCTCGACGTGCAGGAGGTGCTGGAGCTGTTCCGCGTGCCCATCTCGCTCAGCGCCAAGCGCTGA
- a CDS encoding KdsC family phosphatase: MQTEAPSKPGKEELTSRAARVRLLVFDVDGVLTDGGLYYGDGGELMKRFDVKDGHALVMARLSGLPAAILTARTSGIVEARGRELGLAAVFQGRRDKGAALDELCQQLNVPPEACAYMGDDHNDLAPLSKVGLSACPADAVPEVRQEVHFVAHSPGGRGAVRELVELCLKASGRWEGAVGLMRGADGRSAQRG; the protein is encoded by the coding sequence ATGCAGACGGAAGCACCTTCCAAGCCCGGCAAGGAAGAGCTGACGTCCCGCGCGGCACGCGTGCGGCTGCTTGTCTTCGACGTGGACGGGGTGCTCACCGACGGCGGCCTGTACTACGGCGACGGCGGCGAGCTGATGAAGCGCTTCGATGTGAAGGATGGCCACGCCCTGGTGATGGCCCGCTTGTCGGGCCTGCCCGCCGCCATCCTCACCGCCCGCACCTCAGGCATCGTGGAGGCTCGCGGACGGGAGCTCGGGCTGGCGGCCGTGTTCCAGGGCCGCCGCGACAAGGGTGCCGCACTGGACGAGCTGTGCCAGCAGTTGAACGTCCCCCCGGAGGCCTGCGCCTACATGGGGGATGACCACAACGACCTGGCCCCACTTTCCAAGGTGGGCTTGTCCGCGTGTCCCGCGGATGCTGTTCCCGAGGTGCGTCAGGAGGTCCACTTCGTGGCCCACAGTCCGGGCGGCCGAGGCGCCGTCCGTGAGCTCGTGGAGCTGTGCCTCAAGGCCAGTGGGCGGTGGGAGGGGGCGGTGGGTCTGATGAGGGGGGCTGATGGACGCAGTGCGCAGAGAGGTTGA
- the kdsA gene encoding 3-deoxy-8-phosphooctulonate synthase — translation MSAPSLPITLAGHKVGPGEKLFVIAGPDSIESEDMALRHAHLLKGIAQRLGVNYAFKCSYDKANRTSGKSFRGPGLQEGLRILARIRAEVGVPVLTDVHETSHVGPAAEVVDIIQIPAFLCRQTDLVEAVARTGRGVNLKKGQFVAPKDIVHSARKAFEAGNPNVLVTERGSSFGYNNLVVDMRGFAQMREAGLAVCMDATHAVQLPSAGNGETAGERKFVALLARAAAAAGIDALFTEVHEDPDRALCDGPCSLNPQMFEDVVRNVLNIRRVLGHEPG, via the coding sequence ATGAGTGCCCCCAGCCTCCCCATCACCCTCGCGGGCCACAAGGTCGGCCCCGGCGAGAAGCTCTTCGTCATCGCCGGCCCGGACAGCATCGAGTCCGAGGACATGGCCCTGCGCCACGCCCACCTGCTCAAGGGCATCGCCCAGAGACTGGGCGTGAACTACGCGTTCAAATGCTCGTACGACAAGGCCAACCGGACGAGCGGGAAGTCCTTCCGAGGCCCGGGCCTCCAGGAAGGGCTGCGCATTCTAGCTCGCATCAGGGCTGAAGTGGGCGTCCCGGTCCTCACGGACGTCCATGAAACCAGCCACGTAGGGCCTGCCGCAGAAGTTGTGGATATCATCCAGATACCGGCGTTCCTGTGCCGGCAGACGGACCTGGTGGAAGCCGTGGCGAGGACGGGCAGAGGCGTGAACCTCAAGAAGGGACAGTTCGTGGCGCCCAAGGACATCGTCCACTCGGCGCGCAAGGCCTTCGAGGCGGGCAACCCCAACGTGCTCGTCACCGAGCGTGGTTCGAGCTTCGGCTACAACAACCTCGTGGTGGACATGCGCGGCTTCGCGCAGATGCGCGAGGCGGGCCTGGCCGTGTGCATGGACGCGACGCACGCCGTGCAGCTGCCCAGCGCCGGCAACGGCGAGACGGCCGGCGAGCGCAAATTCGTCGCGTTGCTCGCGCGTGCGGCCGCGGCCGCCGGGATTGATGCTTTGTTCACGGAAGTCCATGAGGACCCGGACCGTGCCCTGTGTGACGGTCCATGCTCCCTCAATCCACAGATGTTCGAGGACGTGGTACGAAATGTGCTGAACATCCGCCGGGTGTTGGGACACGAGCCCGGTTGA
- a CDS encoding CTP synthase has product MRSKKTKFIFVTGGVVSSLGKGLASASIGALLENRGLAVTLLKLDPYINVDPGTMSPFQHGEVFVTEDGGETDMDLGHYERFTNARMSRLNNFTTGRIYHSVIMKERRGEYLGKTVQVIPHITDEIKASIRQAAQDADVVIVEIGGTVGDIESLPFLEAIRQMRYDVGSQNAVYVHLTLLPYIGAAGEVKTKPTQHSVMKLREIGIQPDFLVCRTDREVSRELKDKIAMFCNVDTGNVFTSPDVRSIYELPLELHRQGLDDRLAEVLNIWSRAPHLERWENIIRKVYEPARGQVQVAIVGKYVNLTESYKSLNEALLHGGIANDVKVNLHFVDSQDVEAQGPEKLLSGVDAILVPGGFGVRGTEGKIAAVRYAREKKIPFFGICLGLQMAVVEFSRSVLGLSNANSLEFNEHTPNPVVTLMESQVSVKDKGGTMRLGSYACALKPGTIAHQLYGQDTIQERHRHRYEVNNTFRGRLQEAGLVISGHNPELNLVEMIELADHPYFVGCQFHPEFKSKPFAPHPLFSGFIRAALAQRDATAGQVRA; this is encoded by the coding sequence ATGCGCTCCAAGAAGACCAAGTTCATTTTCGTGACGGGCGGAGTGGTCAGCTCCCTCGGCAAGGGCCTCGCCTCGGCATCGATTGGCGCCCTGCTGGAGAACCGTGGCCTCGCCGTCACCCTGCTCAAGCTGGACCCGTACATCAACGTGGACCCCGGCACGATGAGCCCGTTCCAGCATGGAGAGGTCTTCGTCACCGAGGACGGTGGCGAGACCGACATGGACCTGGGCCACTACGAGCGTTTCACCAACGCGCGGATGAGCCGGCTCAACAACTTCACCACCGGCCGCATCTACCACTCCGTCATCATGAAGGAGCGCCGCGGTGAGTACCTGGGCAAGACGGTCCAGGTGATTCCGCACATCACGGACGAAATCAAGGCGAGCATCCGCCAGGCGGCGCAGGACGCGGACGTGGTCATCGTGGAGATCGGCGGCACGGTGGGCGACATCGAATCGCTGCCGTTCCTCGAGGCCATCCGCCAGATGCGCTACGACGTGGGCAGCCAGAACGCCGTCTACGTCCACCTGACGCTGCTGCCCTACATCGGCGCGGCGGGAGAGGTGAAGACCAAGCCCACGCAGCACTCGGTGATGAAGCTGCGCGAAATCGGCATCCAGCCGGACTTCCTGGTGTGTCGCACGGACCGCGAGGTCTCCCGCGAACTGAAGGACAAGATCGCCATGTTCTGCAACGTGGACACGGGCAACGTGTTCACGTCCCCGGACGTGCGCAGCATCTACGAGCTGCCGCTGGAGCTGCACCGCCAGGGCCTGGACGACCGGCTGGCGGAGGTGCTCAACATCTGGAGCCGCGCGCCGCACCTGGAGCGCTGGGAGAACATCATCCGCAAGGTGTACGAGCCCGCGCGCGGCCAGGTGCAGGTGGCCATCGTCGGCAAGTACGTGAACCTGACGGAGAGCTACAAGAGCCTCAACGAGGCCCTGCTCCACGGCGGTATCGCCAACGACGTGAAGGTCAACCTGCACTTCGTGGACAGCCAGGACGTGGAGGCGCAGGGGCCGGAGAAGCTCTTGTCCGGCGTGGACGCCATCCTGGTGCCCGGCGGCTTCGGCGTGCGCGGCACCGAGGGGAAGATCGCCGCCGTGCGCTACGCGCGCGAGAAGAAGATTCCGTTCTTCGGCATCTGCCTGGGCCTGCAGATGGCGGTGGTGGAGTTCTCCCGCAGCGTGCTGGGGCTCTCCAACGCCAACAGCCTGGAGTTCAACGAGCACACCCCCAACCCGGTGGTGACGCTCATGGAGAGCCAGGTGTCCGTGAAGGACAAGGGCGGCACCATGCGCCTGGGCAGCTACGCCTGCGCGCTCAAGCCGGGCACCATCGCCCACCAGCTCTACGGCCAGGACACCATCCAGGAGCGCCACCGCCACCGCTACGAGGTGAACAACACCTTCCGCGGCCGGCTGCAGGAGGCCGGGCTCGTCATCTCCGGCCACAACCCGGAGCTGAACCTGGTGGAGATGATCGAACTGGCGGACCACCCCTACTTCGTCGGCTGCCAGTTCCACCCCGAGTTCAAGAGCAAGCCCTTCGCCCCCCACCCCCTCTTCTCCGGCTTCATCCGCGCCGCGCTCGCCCAGCGTGACGCCACCGCCGGCCAGGTGCGCGCATGA